A window from Drosophila nasuta strain 15112-1781.00 chromosome 3, ASM2355853v1, whole genome shotgun sequence encodes these proteins:
- the LOC132788781 gene encoding pre-rRNA-processing protein TSR1 homolog, with amino-acid sequence MADHTFHRPGPLKQTNKAHKTGRHRSKGAIDNAVKGKVGLKAISHKHKQQQRKEQRRNQMNQLRKNKRDEVLQQKRQLGGQNTAPFLVCLLPMHEQIDAYSALAILESCDSEIVVEKSGSGIVYMNLPRFKQRFAFVVPPIGRGNELIVLDYLKVCDTTLMLTSASFGEDEIFDRWGQRVFNMISAQGIPTPVVALMDLESINPKRRTAAKQAAQKFITKLLPEEKLMQLDSSGEGLNVMRRIGGQKKRVLHNVKNRPHLFGDVVEYVPNGELGTLKITGFLRGQSLNVNGLVHIPGLGDYQLGQVDGPPDPYKLDKSREGESTEVRVLAVSNPAKQTSLQAENIPDPMDAEQTWPTEEEIEASQKETKKTRLIKRVPKGYSDYQAAWIPDVEEVEDKDGDDDDDDEDDEDMSDDEEDEDEDFMSCDNKSFEDEYEKRDSDTEEYLDSVSVSSEAAINDEKYDQQMDFQEERESLQKLQQARTDQLWPDEIDTPLDVPAHERFQKYRGLESFRTSPWDAKENLPSDYARIYQFKNFDRTKRRILTEAKDFVGIQPGLYITLHVINVSQSRWDAFRSAQYTDNVIVYGMLPHEHQMCVMNVVLQRIPDSEVPLKSKEQLIVQCGYRRFVVNPIYSQHTNGDKHKFERFFRPYETVCATFYAPIQFPPSAILAFKVNPDSTLALVARGRLLSCNPDRIVLKRVVLSGHPMRINRKSATIRYMFFYKEDVEYFKPVKLRTKCGRLGHIKESLGTHGHMKCYFDGQLRSYDTAFMYLYKRVFPKWNYEECLVRSAEHARQESAARRNSKQLEDVEMDQ; translated from the exons ATGGCGGATCATACATTTCATCGGCCAGGACCGTTGAAGCAAACGAATAAGGCGCATAAAACCGGACGTCATCGCTCCAAAGGCGCCATCGACAATGCAGTAAAAG gCAAAGTTGGCTTGAAGGCCATTTCGCATAagcacaagcaacagcaacgcaagGAGCAGCGACGCAATCAAATGAATCAACTGCGTAAAAACAAACGCGATGAAGTTTTGCAGCAGAAGCGACAACTTGGAGGCCAAAACACGGCTCCGTTTCTGGTCTGTTTGCTGCCGATGCACGAGCAAATCGATGCCTACTCTGCATTGGCCATCCTGGAAAGTTGCGACAGCGAGATTGTGGTGGAGAAATCAGGCAGCGGCATTGTTTATATGAATCTACCGCGGTTTAAGCAACGCTTCGCATTTGTGGTGCCTCCCATTGGACGTGGGAACGAGTTGATTGTGCTCGACTATCTGAAGGTGTGCGACACAACGCTGATGCTAACCTCTGCGTCGTTTGGTGAGGATGAGATCTTCGATCGCTGGGGACAGCGGGTGTTCAACATGATTTCAGCTCAGGGCATTCCCACACCTGTTGTTGCTCTGATGGATCTCGAGTCCATAAATCCCAAGCGTCGCACAGCTGCCAAGCAGGCGGCACAAAAGTTCATCACCAAGTTGCTGCCGGAAGAGAAGTTAATGCAGCTGGATAGCTCAGGTGAAGGATTGAATGTGATGCGACGCATTGGAGGCCAAAAGAAACGTGTGCTGCACAACGTCAAGAATCGTCCACATCTGTTTGGCGATGTCGTGGAATATGTGCCCAACGGTGAGCTCGGTACGCTGAAAATAACTGGTTTTTTGCGTGGTCAATCGTTGAACGTCAACGGATTAGTGCATATACCCGGTCTTGGCGATTATCAGTTGGGTCAAGTCGATGGACCACCTGATCCTTACAAGCTGGACAAGAGTCGCGAAGGCGAGTCCACGGAGGTGCGCGTATTGGCTGTCAGCAATCCGGCTAAGCAAACGTCGCTGCAAGCGGAGAATATACCTGATCCTATGGATGCGGAGCAAACGTGGCCAACGGAGGAGGAAATAGAGGCCTCGCAAAAGGAAACCAAGAAGACGCGTCTAATCAAACGTGTGCCAAAAGGTTACAGTGACTATCAAGCTGCCTGGATACCTGATGTCGAGGAGGTAGAGGACAAAGACggtgatgacgacgacgacgatgaggatgatgaaGATATGAGTGACGATGAAGAGGACGAGGATGAGGACTTCATGTCCTGTGACAATAAATCGTTCGAGGATGAGTACGAGAAGCGTGACTCGGACACAGAAGAGTATTTGGACAGTGTTTCCGTCTCCTCGGAAGCAGCGATCAATGACGAAAAGTACGATCAGCAAATGGACTTCCAAGAGGAGCGTGAATCTCTGCAAAAACTGCAGCAGGCGCGCACGGATCAGCTGTGGCCTGATGAGATCGATACGCCACTCGATGTGCCGGCTCACGAGCGTTTCCAAAAGTATCGAGGCCTCGAATCGTTCCGCACCTCGCCCTGGGATGCCAAAGAGAATCTGCCCAGCGATTATGCGCGCATCTATCAGTTTAAGAACTTCGATCGTACCAAGCGACGCATCCTCACAGAGGCTAAGGATTTCGTGGGCATTCAG CCCGGTTTGTACATCACGCTGCATGTGATCAACGTGTCCCAAAGCCGCTGGGATGCTTTCCGATCCGCACAGTATACCGACAACGTGATTGTCTACGGCATGTTGCCGCATGAACATCAGATGTGTGTGATGAATGTGGTGTTGCAGCGCATCCCTGACTCTGAGGTGCCTCTCAAGTCCAAGGAGCAACTGATTGTGCAGTGTGGCTATCGCCGATTTGTCGTCAATCCCATTTACAGTCAGCACACCAACGGGGATAAGCACAAGTTTGAACGGTTCTTCAGACCTTACGAAACTGTTTGCGCCACTTTCTATGCGCCCATACAGTTTCCACCCTCTGCCATACTGGCGTTCAAGGTGAATCCCGATTCTACACTTGCTTTGGTGGCACGTGGTCGCCTGCTCTCCTGCAATCCGGATCGCATTGTGCTAAAGCGTGTGGTGCTTAGTGGACATCCGATGCGCATCAATCGTAAATCGGCCACCATACGCTACATGTTCTTCTACAAGGAGGACGTGGAGTACTTCAAGCCGGTGAAACTACGCACCAAATGCGGTCGTCTGGGTCACATTAAGGAATCGCTGGGCACACACGGTCACATGAAGTGCTATTTCGATGGCCAGCTGCGTTCCTATGACACCGCATTCATGTATCTCTACAAACGCGTCTTCCCCAAGTGGAACTATGAGGAGTGTCTGGTGCGGAGCGCGGAGCATGCTCGCCAGGAGTCGGCGGCGCGAAGGAACTCAAAGCAGCTAGAGGATGTGGAAATGGATCAGTAG
- the LOC132788780 gene encoding TBC1 domain family member 9 isoform X1, with translation MWIQPKDLLLPSPFWIAEMYSKYFVLQKRRGHGESRGFGSMLVGTFDSVMSTKPAPYRILHQTPSSEVSYEIAIGLTQDEIVKDWEWLQTNLFSVLNEMENEEEVTNFTICKIQSLYAQNNQDDTGESPDFKVMTSQFRKIFKMPEEERLVNSYSATYVKNKIPRQGQLYISLNHVCFYSYLLSEEIKRIIRFAELEDISRSGKTIYLKTTNNMTYNFTLIFNASKAHALIEQLNKMAIQKLIQDPESPVVDHDTSNYTRFATKMSKEPVLLRDLTARQKSEEFRVYFRLPQTEIIDGKIKADIWTPYSKRFHAGYIYLSPNFFCFRSDVKDLVSLVIPMKTIKSVEKKDDGQQRYDNQIVIFSSDNVPFMFSKIVDREVLISKITDLLSRIHIPVSRERAKYDISWSKQTALLNTFKTQFSPDIQKKQEQKLARWEDHFRDFGRGIAMFRTTDVINLIVEGIPDKLRQEIWLIFSGAIHDKEMNPGLYEDLVEKAACIKNSFVHDEIDRDLPRSLPEHPAFQCTDGIGALRRVLQAYALRNPQVGYCQAMNIVSSVFLLFCDEENAFWMLAALCENLLPDYYQDKIVGAQIDQGVLNELVATHLSDLHEHLERLGVIKMISISWFLTIFISVISYESSLQILDCFFYEGAKIIFMISLQIIEWNRDKLLDCQDDGEAMLVLQTYLEGIYNPEYQVPPPTDKRRQERPQTQTVQTLIYEAYTKFGAELTQQRIEELRNKHRRLTVRQFDIDNEKTIVKAHVQNPYFERLELHTLLTIIREEKLVLKSVQQQQKTQSLSEAPQLQHHQSPARDIMPGGGSGRHEAYSVNYEVFHTLFSELTPWRKCVSVDIAEKLFRLTDKKGTGQLDFGQLVNALGLVCSNKSTEKLKLLFVLHLPPLLSKAEIERTRRPRPRTKDDAEEAIEAEDFFDDDASESIEALPSPSDQNFDADDFALISATQHLHNLAGISGNTFMDLSRTPNLSLNSNASSLAHRNSTFYVDLPGAAGLAGLSGTATRTDAGQEDDYDIGLHQQGRYESIDTFSDISDLGAARMTPPTTAAASSAAAGSNAATAAEQMLLNVETISNFSQISDLVAATRLDRADSNATDTRSLGSLGYLLDQPNEGAAGGHSPVPHMRKENFQLLWRSIIEIMGCVQDEEMRRAYENLIELGNSNIKKEPSLESFTQLNLAGSGDEQPDNNGNPTTPAAEPSSTTRLFIALEEELRQAKAAAAGGGAAATTRTTNTTSSGSSSSTNISDGWHISIKQFIATALTCECIEKAFQTSTRIVEQIEQLQKKRRKCLSTNYNY, from the exons aTGTGGATTCAACCGAAGGATTTGCTGCTACCATCGCCTTTCTG GATCGCTGAAATGTATTCCAAGTATTTTGTGCTACAAAAGCGACGAGGGCACGGCGAATCTCGTGGCTTTGGATCCATGCTGGTGGGCACATTTGACAGCGTCATGAGCACCAAACCGGCGCCATATCGCATACTGCATCAGACGCCCTCCTCCGAAGTTTCTTACG AAATTGCAATTGGTCTGACGCAAGACGAGATCGTAAAGGACTGGGAATGGCTGCAAACGAATCTCTTCAGTGTGCtcaatgaaatggaaaatgaggAGGAAGTGACAAACTTTACAATCTGCAAAATACAATCGCTGTATGCTCAAAATAATCAAGACGATACCGGTGAATCGCCGGACTTTAAAGTTATGACCTCACAGTTTCGAAAAATCTTCAAAATGCCCGAAGAGGAGCGTCTGGTCAACTCGTATTCAGCCAC ATATGTCAAGAACAAAATACCAAGGCAAGGACAATTGTACATCTCGCTGAATCATGTCTGCTTCTATTCCTATCTCTTGAGCGAGGAGATTAAGCGTATCATACGTTTTGCGGAATTGGAGGACATCAGTCGCAGTGGCAAAACAATCTATTTGAAGACTACCAATAACATGACCTACAATTTTACACTGATCTTTAATGCAAGTAAGGCGCATGCTCTCATCGAGCAGCTCAATAAGATGGCCATACAAAAGTTGATACAAGATCCAGAGAGTCCTGTTGTCGATCACGACACATCGAATTACACACGCTTTGCCACAAAGATGTCGAAAGAACCTGTACTCCTGCGCGACTTGACAGCACGTCAGAAATCCGAAGAGTTTCGAGTTTATTTCCGTCTACCACAAACAGAAATTATTGATGGCAAAATCAAGGCGGATATCTGGACGCCGTACTCGAAGCGTTTTCATGCCGGCTACATTTATCTCTCGCCCAATTTCTTCTGCTTTCGCAGCGATGTCAAGGATTTGGTTAGCCTTGTCATACCCATGAAGACTATTAAG AGCGTCGAGAAGAAGGACGATGGCCAACAGCGTTATGACAACCAGATTGTCATTTTTTCGTCGGATAATGTGCCCTTTATGTTCTCAAAGATTGTCGATCGTGAAGTGCTCATCTCCAAGATCACAGATTTACTTTCCCGCATACACAT TCCCGTGAGCAGGGAGCGCGCTAAATATGATATATCCTGGAGTAAGCAGACTGCTTTACTCAACACATTCAAGACGCAGTTCAGTCCCGACATACAGAAGAAACAGGAGCAGAAGCTGGCAAGATGGGAGGATCATTTTCGTGATTTTGGACGTGGCATTGCGATGTTTCGCACTACAGATGTGATTAATTTGATTGTGGAAGGCATACCGGATAAATTGCGACAGGAGATCTGGCTCATCTTCTCGGGCGCCATACATGACAAGGAAATGAATCCTGGACTGTATGAGGATCTCGTAGAAAAGGCTGCCTGCATTAAAAACAGCTTTGTCCACGACGAGATCGATCGTGATTTGCCACGCTCACTACCAGAACATCCGGCCTTCCAATGCACTGATGGCATTGGCGCCTTGCGACGCGTGCTCCAAGCGTATGCATTACGGAATCCACAGGTTGGCTACTGTCAGGCCATGAACATTGTGTCATCGGTATTTCTATTGTTTTGTGATGAGGAGAACGCCTTCTGGATGCTGGCGGCGCTCTGCGAGAATCTATTGCCTGACTATTACCAGGACAAGATTGTGGGTGCCCAAATCGATCAAGGTGTGCTCAATGAATTGGTGGCAACGCATCTATCCGATTTGCATGAACATCTGGAGCGATTGGGTGTCATCAAGATGATCTCCATCTCCTGGTTCCTCACCATATTCATTAGCGTCATCAGCTACGAGAGTTCGCTGCAAATTCTCGATTGTTTTTTCTACGAGGGCGCCAAAATCATATTTATGATTTCGCTGCAAATCATCGAATGGAATCGAGACAAGCTGCTTGATTGTCAGGACGATGGCGAAGCTATGCTGGTATTGCAAACGTATTTGGAGGGCATCTACAATCCAGAGTATCAAGTGCCACCGCCCACAGACAAGCGCAGACAAGAACGCCCCCAAACCCAAACAGTGCAGACTCTCATCTACGAGGCGTATACGAAATTCGGTGCAGAGCTCACGCAACAACGCATCGAGGAGTTGAGAAATAAACACCGTCGACTCACTGTGCGACAATTTGACATTGACAACGAGAAGACTATCGTGAAGGCGCATGTCCAGAACCCATACTTCGAGCGCCTTGAGCTGCACACGCTGCTCACGATTATCAGAGAGGAGAAGCTGGTGCTAAAGTCggttcagcagcagcagaagacaCAAAGCTTGAGCGAGGCGCCACAGCTGCAGCATCATCAATCGCCCGCACGTGATATTATGCCAGGCGGCGGCAGTGGACGCCATGAGGCCTATTCAGTTAACTATGAAGTATTCCACACGCTTTTCAGCGAGCTGACGCCTTGGCGCAAATGCGTCAGCGTCGACATAGCCGAGAAGCTGTTCAGG CTCACGGATAAGAAGGGCACGGGACAGCTGGACTTTGGGCAGCTTGTCAATGCCTTGGGCTTGGTTTGCTCCAACAAGAGCACGGAGAAGTTGAagctgttgtttgtgttgcattTGCCGCCGCTGTTGTCGAAGGCGGAAATTGAGCGCACTCGTCGTCCACGTCCACGCACCAAAGACGATGCCGAAGAGGCCATCGAAGCGGAGGATTTCTTTGA TGATGATGCCTCCGAGTCGATTGAAGCGCTGCCATCGCCATCGGATCAGAACTTCGATGCCGATGACTTTGCCTTGATCAGCGCCACACAGCATTTGCATAATCTGGCTGGCATATCGGGCAACACATTCATGGACTTGTCACGCACACCGAATCTATCGCTGAACTCGAATGCCTCGTCGCTGGCGCATCGCAACTCGACGTTCTATGTGGATCTGCCGGGTGCTGCTGGCCTAGCCGGACTGTCGGGTACTGCAACACGCACTGATGCTGGGCAGGAGGACGACTACGACATCGGCCTACACCAGCAGGGACGTTACGAATCGATTGACACATTTTCGGATATTTCAGATTTGGGAGCGGCCCGCATGACGCCCCCGACGACAGCAGctgcatcatcagcagcagctggttCAAATGCGGCTACAGCCGCCGAGCAAATGCTACTGAACGTTGAGACTATATCGAATTTCTCGCAGATCAGCGATCTGGTTGCAGCCACACGACTTGATCGTGCCGACTCCAACGCTACGGACACACGCAGCCTGGGCAGTCTGGGCTATTTGCTAGATCAACCCAATGAGGGAGCCGCTGGCGGCCATTCGCCAGTGCCGCATATGCGTAAAGAGAATTTCCAGCTGCTGTGGCGCAGCATTATCGAGATCATGGGTTGTGTGCAGGACGAAGAAATGCGACGAGCAT ATGAAAATCTCATTGAGTTGGGCAACAGCAATATCAAAAAAGAGCCGAGCTTGGAAAGCTTTACACAGCTGAATTTAGCTGGCAGTGGAGATGAG CAACCGGATAACAATGGCAATCCCACAACGCCGGCTGCAGAGCCGAGCAGCACAACGCGTCTGTTTATTGCGCTCGAGGAGGAGCTGCGACAGGccaaagcagctgctgcgggTGGAGGAGCCGCTGCAaccacaagaacaacaaacacaacgagcagtggcagcagcagcagcacgaaCATCTCTGATGGTTGGCACATATCCATCAAACAGTTTATCGCCACAGCGCTCACATGCGAATGCATTGAGAAGGCATTCCAGACGAGCACACGCATTGTGGAGCAGATCGAACAGCTGCAGAAGAAGAGACGCAAATGCTTGTCCaccaactacaactactaA
- the LOC132788780 gene encoding TBC1 domain family member 9 isoform X2, giving the protein MWIQPKDLLLPSPFWIAEMYSKYFVLQKRRGHGESRGFGSMLVGTFDSVMSTKPAPYRILHQTPSSEVSYEIAIGLTQDEIVKDWEWLQTNLFSVLNEMENEEEVTNFTICKIQSLYAQNNQDDTGESPDFKVMTSQFRKIFKMPEEERLVNSYSATYVKNKIPRQGQLYISLNHVCFYSYLLSEEIKRIIRFAELEDISRSGKTIYLKTTNNMTYNFTLIFNASKAHALIEQLNKMAIQKLIQDPESPVVDHDTSNYTRFATKMSKEPVLLRDLTARQKSEEFRVYFRLPQTEIIDGKIKADIWTPYSKRFHAGYIYLSPNFFCFRSDVKDLVSLVIPMKTIKSVEKKDDGQQRYDNQIVIFSSDNVPFMFSKIVDREVLISKITDLLSRIHIPVSRERAKYDISWSKQTALLNTFKTQFSPDIQKKQEQKLARWEDHFRDFGRGIAMFRTTDVINLIVEGIPDKLRQEIWLIFSGAIHDKEMNPGLYEDLVEKAACIKNSFVHDEIDRDLPRSLPEHPAFQCTDGIGALRRVLQAYALRNPQVGYCQAMNIVSSVFLLFCDEENAFWMLAALCENLLPDYYQDKIVGAQIDQGVLNELVATHLSDLHEHLERLGVIKMISISWFLTIFISVISYESSLQILDCFFYEGAKIIFMISLQIIEWNRDKLLDCQDDGEAMLVLQTYLEGIYNPEYQVPPPTDKRRQERPQTQTVQTLIYEAYTKFGAELTQQRIEELRNKHRRLTVRQFDIDNEKTIVKAHVQNPYFERLELHTLLTIIREEKLVLKSVQQQQKTQSLSEAPQLQHHQSPARDIMPGGGSGRHEAYSVNYEVFHTLFSELTPWRKCVSVDIAEKLFRLTDKKGTGQLDFGQLVNALGLVCSNKSTEKLKLLFVLHLPPLLSKAEIERTRRPRPRTKDDAEEAIEAEDFFDDDASESIEALPSPSDQNFDADDFALISATQHLHNLAGISGNTFMDLSRTPNLSLNSNASSLAHRNSTFYVDLPGAAGLAGLSDLGAARMTPPTTAAASSAAAGSNAATAAEQMLLNVETISNFSQISDLVAATRLDRADSNATDTRSLGSLGYLLDQPNEGAAGGHSPVPHMRKENFQLLWRSIIEIMGCVQDEEMRRAYENLIELGNSNIKKEPSLESFTQLNLAGSGDEQPDNNGNPTTPAAEPSSTTRLFIALEEELRQAKAAAAGGGAAATTRTTNTTSSGSSSSTNISDGWHISIKQFIATALTCECIEKAFQTSTRIVEQIEQLQKKRRKCLSTNYNY; this is encoded by the exons aTGTGGATTCAACCGAAGGATTTGCTGCTACCATCGCCTTTCTG GATCGCTGAAATGTATTCCAAGTATTTTGTGCTACAAAAGCGACGAGGGCACGGCGAATCTCGTGGCTTTGGATCCATGCTGGTGGGCACATTTGACAGCGTCATGAGCACCAAACCGGCGCCATATCGCATACTGCATCAGACGCCCTCCTCCGAAGTTTCTTACG AAATTGCAATTGGTCTGACGCAAGACGAGATCGTAAAGGACTGGGAATGGCTGCAAACGAATCTCTTCAGTGTGCtcaatgaaatggaaaatgaggAGGAAGTGACAAACTTTACAATCTGCAAAATACAATCGCTGTATGCTCAAAATAATCAAGACGATACCGGTGAATCGCCGGACTTTAAAGTTATGACCTCACAGTTTCGAAAAATCTTCAAAATGCCCGAAGAGGAGCGTCTGGTCAACTCGTATTCAGCCAC ATATGTCAAGAACAAAATACCAAGGCAAGGACAATTGTACATCTCGCTGAATCATGTCTGCTTCTATTCCTATCTCTTGAGCGAGGAGATTAAGCGTATCATACGTTTTGCGGAATTGGAGGACATCAGTCGCAGTGGCAAAACAATCTATTTGAAGACTACCAATAACATGACCTACAATTTTACACTGATCTTTAATGCAAGTAAGGCGCATGCTCTCATCGAGCAGCTCAATAAGATGGCCATACAAAAGTTGATACAAGATCCAGAGAGTCCTGTTGTCGATCACGACACATCGAATTACACACGCTTTGCCACAAAGATGTCGAAAGAACCTGTACTCCTGCGCGACTTGACAGCACGTCAGAAATCCGAAGAGTTTCGAGTTTATTTCCGTCTACCACAAACAGAAATTATTGATGGCAAAATCAAGGCGGATATCTGGACGCCGTACTCGAAGCGTTTTCATGCCGGCTACATTTATCTCTCGCCCAATTTCTTCTGCTTTCGCAGCGATGTCAAGGATTTGGTTAGCCTTGTCATACCCATGAAGACTATTAAG AGCGTCGAGAAGAAGGACGATGGCCAACAGCGTTATGACAACCAGATTGTCATTTTTTCGTCGGATAATGTGCCCTTTATGTTCTCAAAGATTGTCGATCGTGAAGTGCTCATCTCCAAGATCACAGATTTACTTTCCCGCATACACAT TCCCGTGAGCAGGGAGCGCGCTAAATATGATATATCCTGGAGTAAGCAGACTGCTTTACTCAACACATTCAAGACGCAGTTCAGTCCCGACATACAGAAGAAACAGGAGCAGAAGCTGGCAAGATGGGAGGATCATTTTCGTGATTTTGGACGTGGCATTGCGATGTTTCGCACTACAGATGTGATTAATTTGATTGTGGAAGGCATACCGGATAAATTGCGACAGGAGATCTGGCTCATCTTCTCGGGCGCCATACATGACAAGGAAATGAATCCTGGACTGTATGAGGATCTCGTAGAAAAGGCTGCCTGCATTAAAAACAGCTTTGTCCACGACGAGATCGATCGTGATTTGCCACGCTCACTACCAGAACATCCGGCCTTCCAATGCACTGATGGCATTGGCGCCTTGCGACGCGTGCTCCAAGCGTATGCATTACGGAATCCACAGGTTGGCTACTGTCAGGCCATGAACATTGTGTCATCGGTATTTCTATTGTTTTGTGATGAGGAGAACGCCTTCTGGATGCTGGCGGCGCTCTGCGAGAATCTATTGCCTGACTATTACCAGGACAAGATTGTGGGTGCCCAAATCGATCAAGGTGTGCTCAATGAATTGGTGGCAACGCATCTATCCGATTTGCATGAACATCTGGAGCGATTGGGTGTCATCAAGATGATCTCCATCTCCTGGTTCCTCACCATATTCATTAGCGTCATCAGCTACGAGAGTTCGCTGCAAATTCTCGATTGTTTTTTCTACGAGGGCGCCAAAATCATATTTATGATTTCGCTGCAAATCATCGAATGGAATCGAGACAAGCTGCTTGATTGTCAGGACGATGGCGAAGCTATGCTGGTATTGCAAACGTATTTGGAGGGCATCTACAATCCAGAGTATCAAGTGCCACCGCCCACAGACAAGCGCAGACAAGAACGCCCCCAAACCCAAACAGTGCAGACTCTCATCTACGAGGCGTATACGAAATTCGGTGCAGAGCTCACGCAACAACGCATCGAGGAGTTGAGAAATAAACACCGTCGACTCACTGTGCGACAATTTGACATTGACAACGAGAAGACTATCGTGAAGGCGCATGTCCAGAACCCATACTTCGAGCGCCTTGAGCTGCACACGCTGCTCACGATTATCAGAGAGGAGAAGCTGGTGCTAAAGTCggttcagcagcagcagaagacaCAAAGCTTGAGCGAGGCGCCACAGCTGCAGCATCATCAATCGCCCGCACGTGATATTATGCCAGGCGGCGGCAGTGGACGCCATGAGGCCTATTCAGTTAACTATGAAGTATTCCACACGCTTTTCAGCGAGCTGACGCCTTGGCGCAAATGCGTCAGCGTCGACATAGCCGAGAAGCTGTTCAGG CTCACGGATAAGAAGGGCACGGGACAGCTGGACTTTGGGCAGCTTGTCAATGCCTTGGGCTTGGTTTGCTCCAACAAGAGCACGGAGAAGTTGAagctgttgtttgtgttgcattTGCCGCCGCTGTTGTCGAAGGCGGAAATTGAGCGCACTCGTCGTCCACGTCCACGCACCAAAGACGATGCCGAAGAGGCCATCGAAGCGGAGGATTTCTTTGA TGATGATGCCTCCGAGTCGATTGAAGCGCTGCCATCGCCATCGGATCAGAACTTCGATGCCGATGACTTTGCCTTGATCAGCGCCACACAGCATTTGCATAATCTGGCTGGCATATCGGGCAACACATTCATGGACTTGTCACGCACACCGAATCTATCGCTGAACTCGAATGCCTCGTCGCTGGCGCATCGCAACTCGACGTTCTATGTGGATCTGCCGGGTGCTGCTGGCCTAGCCGGACTGTCGG ATTTGGGAGCGGCCCGCATGACGCCCCCGACGACAGCAGctgcatcatcagcagcagctggttCAAATGCGGCTACAGCCGCCGAGCAAATGCTACTGAACGTTGAGACTATATCGAATTTCTCGCAGATCAGCGATCTGGTTGCAGCCACACGACTTGATCGTGCCGACTCCAACGCTACGGACACACGCAGCCTGGGCAGTCTGGGCTATTTGCTAGATCAACCCAATGAGGGAGCCGCTGGCGGCCATTCGCCAGTGCCGCATATGCGTAAAGAGAATTTCCAGCTGCTGTGGCGCAGCATTATCGAGATCATGGGTTGTGTGCAGGACGAAGAAATGCGACGAGCAT ATGAAAATCTCATTGAGTTGGGCAACAGCAATATCAAAAAAGAGCCGAGCTTGGAAAGCTTTACACAGCTGAATTTAGCTGGCAGTGGAGATGAG CAACCGGATAACAATGGCAATCCCACAACGCCGGCTGCAGAGCCGAGCAGCACAACGCGTCTGTTTATTGCGCTCGAGGAGGAGCTGCGACAGGccaaagcagctgctgcgggTGGAGGAGCCGCTGCAaccacaagaacaacaaacacaacgagcagtggcagcagcagcagcacgaaCATCTCTGATGGTTGGCACATATCCATCAAACAGTTTATCGCCACAGCGCTCACATGCGAATGCATTGAGAAGGCATTCCAGACGAGCACACGCATTGTGGAGCAGATCGAACAGCTGCAGAAGAAGAGACGCAAATGCTTGTCCaccaactacaactactaA